One Pseudomonas lalucatii genomic window carries:
- a CDS encoding TRAP transporter large permease codes for MTVAVFLSSLLGFMAFGMPIAFALILTGAVLMWYLEFWDVQLLAQNLLAGADSFPLLAVPFFILAGELMNAGGISKRIIAMAQAFVGHKRGGLGFVAIAAAVLLASMSGSALADTAALATLLLPMMRQRGYPLHASAGLVAAGGIIAPIIPPSMPFVIYGVVTNTSISQLFMAGLVPGLIMGGGLILAWSLIARGFTEPTPPRASEAERRAALVDGASALMLPVIIVGGLRFGIFTPTEAAVVAAVYALGVSTLLYRELNWSALVEAMTRASRTTASVMFLCAAATVSAYMVTLAQLPDEIGAMLGPLADHPQLLVAAIMLLMIAVGMVLDLTPTILILAPVLAPIAVKAGVDPVYFGVMFVLIGSIGLITPPVGTVLNVVGGIGRLRMDVLVRGVMPFFLIYLAIVILLIAVPQIVTVPLAWLR; via the coding sequence ATGACCGTCGCGGTTTTCCTTTCATCCCTGCTGGGCTTCATGGCCTTCGGCATGCCGATCGCCTTCGCCCTGATCCTCACCGGCGCCGTGCTGATGTGGTACCTGGAGTTCTGGGACGTGCAGCTGCTGGCGCAGAACCTGCTGGCCGGCGCCGACAGCTTCCCGCTGCTGGCCGTGCCCTTCTTCATCCTCGCCGGCGAGCTGATGAACGCCGGGGGCATCTCCAAGCGCATCATCGCCATGGCCCAGGCCTTCGTCGGCCACAAGCGCGGCGGCCTGGGGTTCGTCGCCATCGCCGCGGCGGTGCTGCTGGCCAGCATGTCCGGCTCGGCCCTGGCCGACACCGCGGCGCTGGCCACCCTGTTGTTGCCGATGATGCGCCAGCGCGGCTACCCGCTGCACGCCTCGGCGGGGCTGGTGGCGGCCGGCGGCATCATCGCGCCGATCATTCCGCCGTCCATGCCCTTCGTCATCTATGGCGTGGTCACCAATACCTCGATCAGCCAGCTGTTCATGGCCGGCCTGGTGCCGGGGCTGATCATGGGTGGCGGGCTGATCCTGGCCTGGAGCCTGATCGCCCGCGGCTTCACCGAACCGACCCCGCCCAGGGCCAGCGAGGCCGAGCGCCGCGCGGCGCTGGTCGACGGGGCCTCGGCGCTGATGCTGCCGGTGATCATCGTCGGCGGCCTGCGCTTCGGCATCTTCACCCCCACCGAGGCGGCGGTGGTGGCGGCGGTCTACGCCCTGGGCGTGTCGACCCTGCTGTACCGCGAGCTCAACTGGAGCGCCCTGGTCGAGGCGATGACCCGCGCCAGCCGCACCACCGCCTCGGTGATGTTCCTCTGCGCGGCGGCCACGGTGTCGGCCTACATGGTCACCCTGGCGCAACTGCCGGACGAGATCGGCGCCATGCTCGGCCCGCTGGCCGACCACCCGCAGCTGCTGGTGGCGGCGATCATGCTGCTGATGATCGCGGTGGGCATGGTCCTCGACCTGACGCCGACCATCCTCATCCTGGCGCCGGTGCTGGCGCCGATCGCGGTCAAGGCCGGCGTCGACCCGGTGTACTTCGGCGTGATGTTCGTGCTGATCGGCTCCATCGGCCTGATCACCCCGCCGGTGGGCACCGTGCTCAACGTGGTCGGCGGCATCGGTCGGCTGCGCATGGACGTGCTGGTGCGCGGCGTGATGCCGTTCTTCCTGATCTACCTGGCCATCGTCATCTTGCTGATCGCCGTTCCGCAAATCGTCACCGTGCCGCTGGCATGGCTGCGTTGA
- a CDS encoding helix-turn-helix transcriptional regulator codes for MLAPDSLQRWHQALARAMAACHGPHFAEALVDALASLVPVESVMINLERIGGAPSLLYERGIPAENRELLLQRYFSRGYLLDPFCLAVAQGLPEGFYSLGEIAPDDFFSSQYYKTYYLGAGSVEDCYFMLRLNQQERVSLSLYNGLSATPFAPGQLDLLRNTAPLVLELGRQHWHNAGAGVQQQTPDFEQQLREAFMSFGEGKLTARELEVCHLLLRGHSAKSSARCLGIAAETVRMHRKNLYTKLQIGSQAELFSLFIEWLSKGAS; via the coding sequence ATGCTCGCCCCGGACAGCCTGCAGCGCTGGCATCAGGCCCTGGCCCGGGCCATGGCCGCCTGCCATGGTCCGCACTTCGCCGAGGCCCTGGTCGACGCCCTGGCCAGCCTGGTGCCCGTCGAGTCGGTGATGATCAATCTGGAGCGCATCGGCGGCGCCCCCAGCCTGCTCTACGAACGCGGCATCCCGGCCGAGAACCGCGAACTGCTGTTGCAGCGCTACTTCTCCCGCGGCTACCTGCTCGACCCTTTCTGCCTGGCGGTGGCTCAAGGCCTGCCCGAGGGGTTCTACAGCCTGGGCGAGATCGCCCCCGACGACTTCTTCAGCAGCCAGTACTACAAGACCTACTACCTGGGCGCCGGCTCAGTGGAAGACTGCTATTTCATGCTCAGACTGAACCAGCAGGAGCGTGTTTCGCTCAGCCTGTACAACGGTCTCAGCGCCACGCCATTCGCACCGGGGCAATTGGACCTGCTGCGCAACACCGCCCCGCTGGTGCTGGAACTGGGTCGCCAGCACTGGCACAACGCCGGTGCTGGTGTACAACAGCAAACCCCCGACTTCGAACAACAGCTACGCGAAGCCTTCATGAGCTTCGGCGAGGGCAAACTGACTGCCCGCGAGCTCGAGGTGTGCCACCTGTTGCTGCGCGGCCACTCGGCCAAGTCCAGTGCGCGCTGCCTGGGCATCGCCGCGGAAACCGTGCGCATGCACCGCAAGAACCTCTACACCAAGCTGCAGATCGGCTCCCAGGCCGAGCTGTTCTCGCTGTTCATCGAATGGCTGAGCAAAGGCGCGAGCTGA
- a CDS encoding acyl-CoA dehydrogenase family protein, with protein sequence MIPSEQDLQIRDMARQFAQERLRPFAAEWDREHRFPAEAIAEMGELGFMGMLVPEQWGGAETGHLAYAMALEEIAAGDGACSTIMSVHNSVGCMPILKYGSEEQKRRFLQPLAEGKQLGAFALTEPQAGSDASDLRTRARRDGDHYVLNGSKQFITSGRHAGLVIVFAVTDPAAGKKGISAFIVPTDSPGYSVVRIEDKLGQHASDTCQIQFDELRIPAELRLGEEGEGYRIALANLEGGRIGIAAQAVGMARAAFEAARDYAHERQTFGKPIIEHQAVAFRLADMATQIAVARQMVHHAASLREAGLACLTEASMAKLFASEMAERVCSAAIQTLGGYGYLQDFPVERIYRDVRVCQIYEGTSDVQRLVIARSL encoded by the coding sequence ATGATTCCATCCGAACAAGACCTGCAGATCCGCGACATGGCCCGCCAGTTCGCCCAGGAGCGGCTCAGGCCGTTCGCCGCCGAATGGGACCGCGAGCATCGCTTCCCCGCCGAGGCCATCGCCGAGATGGGCGAGCTGGGTTTCATGGGCATGCTGGTGCCGGAGCAGTGGGGCGGCGCCGAGACCGGCCACCTGGCCTACGCCATGGCCCTGGAGGAGATCGCCGCCGGCGACGGTGCCTGCTCGACCATCATGAGCGTGCACAACTCGGTGGGCTGCATGCCGATCTTGAAATACGGCAGCGAGGAGCAGAAGCGGCGCTTCCTCCAGCCCCTGGCCGAGGGCAAGCAGCTCGGCGCCTTCGCCCTGACCGAGCCCCAGGCCGGCTCGGACGCCAGCGACCTGCGCACCCGCGCCCGGCGCGACGGCGACCACTACGTGCTCAATGGCAGCAAGCAGTTCATCACTTCCGGCCGCCACGCCGGGCTGGTGATCGTCTTCGCCGTGACCGATCCCGCGGCCGGCAAGAAGGGCATCAGCGCCTTTATCGTGCCCACCGACAGCCCCGGCTATTCGGTGGTCCGCATCGAGGACAAGCTCGGCCAGCATGCCTCGGACACCTGCCAGATCCAGTTCGACGAGCTGCGCATCCCGGCCGAGCTGCGCCTGGGCGAGGAGGGCGAGGGCTACCGCATCGCCCTGGCCAACCTGGAAGGCGGGCGCATCGGCATCGCCGCCCAGGCCGTGGGCATGGCCCGCGCCGCCTTCGAGGCGGCCCGCGACTACGCCCATGAGCGGCAGACCTTCGGCAAGCCGATCATCGAGCACCAGGCGGTGGCCTTCCGCCTGGCCGACATGGCCACCCAGATCGCCGTGGCGCGGCAGATGGTGCATCACGCCGCCAGCCTGCGCGAGGCCGGCCTGGCCTGCCTGACCGAGGCCTCGATGGCCAAGCTGTTCGCCTCGGAGATGGCCGAGCGGGTCTGTTCCGCGGCCATCCAGACCCTCGGCGGCTACGGCTACCTGCAGGACTTCCCGGTCGAGCGCATCTACCGCGACGTGCGCGTGTGCCAGATCTACGAGGGCACCAGCGACGTGCAGCGCCTGGTGATCGCGCGCAGCCTGTGA
- a CDS encoding 3-hydroxyacyl-CoA dehydrogenase codes for MRIEDRVFLVTGASSGLGLATARALLEQGGRVLLADIDAEAGAARAEELGAQARFVPTDITREEDGRRAVAAAMETFGGLHGLVNCAGIAPAEKVLGRGGVHGLDSFNRVIQVNLVGSFNMLRLAAEAMARGEANAEGERGVIINTASVAAYDGQMGQAAYAASKGGVAAMTLPAARDLARSGIRVMCIAPGIFETPMMAGMPQEVRDSLAANVPFPPRLGRPDEYAALVRHIIENSMLNGEVIRLDGALRMAAK; via the coding sequence ATGCGTATCGAAGACCGGGTTTTTCTCGTCACTGGCGCCAGCTCCGGCCTGGGGCTGGCCACGGCCCGCGCCTTGCTTGAACAGGGCGGCCGGGTGCTGCTGGCCGACATCGACGCCGAGGCCGGCGCCGCGCGGGCCGAAGAGCTGGGCGCCCAGGCGCGTTTCGTGCCGACCGACATCACCCGCGAAGAGGACGGCCGTCGCGCGGTGGCCGCGGCCATGGAGACCTTCGGTGGCCTGCACGGGCTGGTCAACTGCGCCGGGATCGCCCCGGCGGAGAAGGTCCTCGGGCGGGGCGGCGTGCATGGCCTGGACAGCTTCAACCGGGTGATCCAGGTCAACCTGGTCGGCAGCTTCAACATGCTGCGCCTGGCCGCCGAGGCCATGGCCCGGGGCGAGGCGAACGCGGAGGGCGAGCGCGGGGTGATCATCAACACCGCCTCGGTCGCCGCCTACGATGGGCAGATGGGCCAGGCCGCCTACGCCGCCTCCAAGGGCGGGGTGGCCGCCATGACCCTGCCGGCGGCGCGCGACCTGGCGCGCTCGGGGATCCGCGTGATGTGCATCGCCCCCGGCATCTTCGAGACGCCGATGATGGCCGGCATGCCCCAGGAAGTGCGCGACTCCCTGGCGGCCAACGTGCCGTTCCCGCCGCGCCTGGGCCGCCCGGACGAATACGCCGCGCTGGTGCGCCACATCATCGAGAACTCCATGCTCAACGGCGAGGTCATCCGCCTGGATGGCGCCCTGCGCATGGCGGCGAAATAA
- a CDS encoding APC family permease yields the protein MDDNKNKVLRFRDVTLYTVSAMLFMDQIALAASLGATSLFWWAYVLVLLFVPMALMTAELGTTYPGSGGVYHWVRLAFGARWGARLSWMYWVNNALWMPSVYILFAAMLSEFFLPDLSLWTQIAIGIALALLTALFNAVKLGIGKWLPNLGALMKLVAVLALGIGGIRYGLQHGFANPLSLDNLIPSSGLEIAALGIMVYGIMGTELACCSAPEMRNPLRDIPRAILAAGLLIAAFNVFGTLGVLAAVPSDQTDVTKIFAESLYQMYGHDGLGGAFASLIACFVLFTLFTNMVTWSMGTNRAAVAAAKAGELPALFGVAHPRYHTPVGPALLASTVSIVVMLVYGLVASSAEELFWTLLSIFAMIFMLPYVLMSLAFIKLRLGDPRPRPFRLPLGNFGACLWAALVGLHVLAGILLFLVTPGEPVDWNNAGKILLGVGLALAIGEWLIRAKAGQQAQQDLALQGR from the coding sequence ATGGACGACAACAAGAACAAGGTCCTGCGCTTTCGTGACGTCACCCTCTACACCGTCTCGGCCATGCTGTTCATGGATCAGATCGCCCTGGCCGCGTCCCTCGGTGCCACCAGCCTGTTCTGGTGGGCCTATGTGCTGGTGCTGCTGTTCGTGCCCATGGCGCTGATGACCGCCGAGCTGGGCACCACCTACCCCGGCAGTGGCGGGGTCTACCACTGGGTGCGGCTGGCCTTCGGCGCCCGCTGGGGCGCGCGCCTGTCGTGGATGTATTGGGTCAACAACGCGTTGTGGATGCCCTCGGTGTATATCCTCTTCGCCGCCATGCTCAGCGAGTTCTTCCTGCCGGATCTGAGCCTGTGGACGCAGATCGCCATCGGCATAGCCCTGGCCCTGCTGACCGCGCTGTTCAATGCGGTGAAGCTGGGCATCGGCAAGTGGCTGCCCAACCTGGGCGCGCTGATGAAGCTGGTGGCGGTGCTGGCCCTGGGTATCGGCGGCATCCGCTACGGCCTGCAGCACGGCTTCGCCAACCCCCTGAGCCTGGACAACCTGATCCCGTCGTCGGGGCTGGAGATAGCCGCCCTGGGCATCATGGTGTACGGCATCATGGGCACCGAACTGGCCTGCTGCAGTGCGCCGGAGATGCGCAACCCGCTGCGTGATATCCCTCGGGCGATTCTTGCCGCGGGCCTGCTGATCGCCGCCTTCAACGTGTTCGGCACCCTCGGCGTGCTGGCCGCGGTGCCCAGCGACCAGACCGACGTGACCAAGATCTTCGCCGAGTCGCTGTACCAGATGTACGGCCACGACGGCCTGGGCGGCGCCTTCGCCAGCCTGATCGCCTGCTTCGTGCTGTTCACCCTGTTCACCAATATGGTGACCTGGAGCATGGGCACCAACCGCGCGGCGGTGGCGGCGGCCAAGGCCGGCGAGCTGCCGGCGCTGTTCGGTGTGGCCCATCCGCGTTACCACACCCCGGTGGGCCCGGCGCTGCTGGCCTCGACGGTGAGTATCGTGGTGATGCTGGTCTACGGCCTGGTGGCGAGCAGCGCCGAGGAGCTGTTTTGGACCCTGCTGTCGATCTTCGCGATGATCTTTATGCTGCCCTATGTGCTGATGAGCCTGGCCTTTATCAAGTTGCGCCTGGGTGACCCGCGGCCGCGGCCGTTCCGCCTGCCCTTGGGCAACTTCGGCGCCTGCCTGTGGGCAGCGCTGGTGGGGCTGCATGTGCTGGCCGGCATCCTGCTGTTCCTGGTCACCCCGGGCGAGCCGGTCGACTGGAACAACGCCGGCAAGATCCTGCTCGGGGTCGGCCTGGCCCTGGCCATCGGCGAGTGGCTGATCCGCGCCAAGGCCGGGCAGCAGGCCCAGCAGGACCTGGCGTTGCAGGGGCGCTAA
- a CDS encoding TRAP transporter substrate-binding protein, producing MKRFLLAGLAAATLLSPLATLSVQADEIRSRLIRFGYGLNEDSNQGRAAKLLAEEVAKASDGKLKIRTFGSASLGADNQMQNALIGGAQEMMVGSTATLVGISKEMAVWDTPFLFSSEQQADAVLDGPLGRQVMDKLEEKGLVGLVYWENGFRNMTNNVRPIAKVEDFAGIKLRVMPNPVYLETFKLMGANAVPLPFSELFTALETKAVDGQENPFNTILSSKFYEVQKYLTVTNHVYSPWIVTASKRWWDGLSQAEQAIILQAAIKARDFERQDTRAEAAKALAQLKANGMQVNEISAEQVQQMREIAQPAIRQVVETVGQELFDQVQAAAAKAAH from the coding sequence ATGAAACGTTTCCTGCTCGCCGGCCTCGCCGCCGCCACCCTGCTCAGCCCGCTGGCCACCCTCAGCGTCCAGGCCGACGAAATCCGCTCGCGGCTGATCCGCTTCGGCTACGGCCTCAACGAGGACAGCAACCAGGGCCGCGCCGCCAAGCTGCTGGCCGAGGAAGTGGCCAAGGCCTCCGACGGCAAGCTGAAGATCCGCACCTTCGGCTCCGCCAGCCTGGGGGCCGACAACCAGATGCAGAACGCGCTGATCGGCGGCGCCCAGGAGATGATGGTCGGCTCCACCGCCACCCTGGTCGGCATCAGCAAGGAGATGGCCGTGTGGGATACGCCGTTCCTGTTCAGCAGCGAGCAGCAGGCCGACGCCGTGCTCGACGGCCCGCTCGGCCGGCAGGTGATGGACAAGCTGGAAGAGAAGGGCCTGGTCGGCCTGGTGTACTGGGAGAACGGTTTCCGCAACATGACCAACAACGTGCGGCCGATCGCCAAGGTCGAGGACTTCGCCGGCATCAAGCTGCGCGTGATGCCCAACCCGGTGTACCTGGAGACCTTCAAGCTGATGGGCGCCAACGCCGTGCCGCTGCCGTTCTCCGAGCTGTTCACCGCGCTGGAGACCAAGGCGGTGGATGGCCAGGAGAACCCCTTCAACACCATCCTCTCGTCGAAGTTCTACGAGGTGCAGAAGTACCTGACCGTGACCAACCATGTGTACAGCCCGTGGATCGTCACCGCCTCCAAGCGCTGGTGGGACGGCCTGTCGCAGGCCGAGCAGGCGATCATCCTGCAGGCGGCGATCAAGGCCCGCGACTTCGAGCGCCAGGACACCCGCGCCGAGGCCGCCAAGGCCCTGGCCCAGCTCAAGGCCAACGGCATGCAGGTCAACGAGATCAGTGCCGAGCAGGTCCAGCAGATGCGCGAGATCGCCCAGCCGGCGATCCGGCAGGTGGTCGAGACGGTGGGCCAGGAGCTGTTCGACCAGGTCCAGGCCGCGGCGGCCAAGGCCGCCCACTGA
- a CDS encoding aminotransferase: MPAAVSDQASLAALDRAHYMHGYHLFDEHRQQDALQIGAGDGAYIQDLAGNRYLDAVGGMWCTNIGLGREEMVEAIAEQTRQLAYANPFCDMANPRAVELCAKLAELAPGDIDHVFLTTGGSTAVDTAIRLVHYYQNCRGLPHKKQILSRRHAYHGSTYLGMSLGGKQVDREGHFDFIQDGIHHLSGPYPYRAPAGLSEAEYLDSLVAEFEAKVLQLGAENVAAFIGEPVFGSGGVMVPPAGYHRRIWELCQRYDILFIADEVVTSFGRLGHFFASESVFGVQPDIITTAKGLTSGYQPLGACLFSERIWQVIAEPDQGRCFTHGFTYSGHPVACAAALKSIEIIQREGILQHVEEVGRYFEEQLKTLLDLPIVGDVRGLRFMACVEFVADKASKALFPEALNIGEWVHLRAQKRGLLVRPMVHLNVMSPPLILTREQVDFIVRVLRESILETLEDLKQAGHY, from the coding sequence ATGCCCGCCGCCGTAAGCGACCAGGCCAGTCTGGCTGCCCTCGATCGCGCCCATTACATGCACGGCTATCACCTGTTCGACGAGCACCGCCAGCAGGACGCGCTGCAGATCGGCGCTGGCGACGGCGCCTATATCCAGGACCTGGCCGGCAACCGCTACCTGGATGCGGTGGGCGGCATGTGGTGCACCAATATCGGTCTGGGCCGCGAGGAGATGGTCGAGGCCATCGCCGAGCAGACCCGCCAGCTGGCCTACGCCAACCCCTTCTGCGACATGGCCAACCCGAGGGCGGTGGAGCTGTGCGCCAAGCTGGCCGAGCTGGCCCCGGGCGATATCGACCACGTGTTCCTCACCACCGGTGGCTCCACCGCGGTGGATACCGCCATCCGCCTGGTGCATTACTACCAGAACTGCCGCGGCCTGCCGCACAAGAAGCAGATTCTCAGTCGCCGCCACGCCTACCATGGCTCCACCTACCTGGGCATGTCCCTGGGCGGCAAGCAGGTGGACCGCGAGGGCCACTTCGACTTTATCCAGGACGGCATCCACCACCTCAGTGGCCCCTATCCCTATCGCGCCCCCGCCGGCCTGAGCGAGGCCGAGTACCTGGACAGCCTGGTGGCCGAGTTCGAGGCCAAGGTGCTGCAACTGGGGGCGGAAAACGTGGCGGCCTTTATCGGCGAGCCGGTGTTCGGCTCCGGCGGGGTGATGGTGCCGCCGGCCGGCTATCACCGGCGCATCTGGGAACTGTGCCAGCGCTACGACATCCTCTTTATCGCCGACGAGGTGGTTACCTCCTTCGGCCGCCTGGGGCACTTCTTCGCCAGCGAGTCGGTGTTCGGCGTGCAGCCGGACATCATCACCACCGCCAAGGGCCTGACCAGCGGCTACCAGCCCCTGGGCGCCTGCCTGTTCTCCGAGCGCATCTGGCAGGTGATCGCCGAGCCGGATCAGGGCCGCTGTTTCACCCACGGTTTCACCTATTCCGGGCATCCGGTGGCCTGCGCCGCGGCGCTGAAGAGCATCGAGATCATCCAGCGCGAGGGCATCCTGCAGCACGTCGAGGAGGTCGGTCGCTACTTCGAGGAGCAGCTCAAGACCCTGCTCGACCTGCCCATCGTCGGCGACGTGCGTGGCCTGCGCTTTATGGCCTGCGTCGAGTTCGTCGCCGACAAGGCGAGCAAGGCGCTGTTCCCCGAGGCGCTGAACATCGGCGAATGGGTGCATCTGAGGGCGCAGAAGCGTGGCCTGCTGGTGCGCCCCATGGTGCACCTGAACGTGATGTCGCCGCCGTTGATCCTGACCCGCGAGCAGGTGGACTTTATCGTCCGGGTGTTGCGCGAAAGCATCCTCGAGACCCTGGAAGATCTCAAACAAGCCGGCCACTACTAG
- a CDS encoding gluconokinase, GntK/IdnK-type — MQQQPFALPTRTTLVVMGVSGSGKSDISQAVATTLGWRHIEADQFHPQENVERMRAGIPLSDTDRVHWLDALIQQMQAAQAAGEGFVLACSALKLSYRERLRAAVPGLRFAHLHIDHATALQRVGARPGHFMPTSLVDSQFATLEAPDGEPGVLCLDGSQSRSELVEQVCAWVRPSATAVGMAELVGLSAAEFDSATKGEGAHLTGEPIYSGGLARLFDRLTDGLMAVLMGFMVLLVFGNVVLRYAFDSGLAGAEELSRLAFVWLVFVGVASSMRRGELMSFSLMRDRFPKAARLLIDSLSWLLVAIASGLASWGAWQQLQFGWGIASPVVGYPLALAMLPVLACMTVLVLLALVQLVNVWRRPGRLPGALANVTVD; from the coding sequence ATGCAGCAACAGCCTTTCGCACTGCCTACCCGCACCACATTGGTGGTCATGGGCGTCAGCGGTTCGGGCAAGAGCGATATCAGCCAGGCCGTAGCCACTACGCTCGGCTGGCGGCATATCGAGGCCGACCAGTTCCATCCCCAGGAGAACGTCGAACGCATGCGCGCCGGCATCCCCCTGAGCGACACCGACCGGGTGCACTGGCTGGATGCCCTGATCCAGCAGATGCAGGCCGCCCAGGCCGCCGGCGAGGGCTTCGTGCTGGCCTGTTCGGCGCTCAAGCTCAGCTATCGCGAGCGCCTGCGCGCCGCCGTGCCGGGGCTGCGCTTCGCCCACCTGCATATCGACCACGCCACCGCCCTGCAACGCGTCGGCGCGCGGCCCGGCCACTTCATGCCGACGTCCCTGGTCGACAGCCAGTTCGCCACCCTCGAAGCGCCGGACGGCGAGCCCGGGGTGCTGTGCCTGGATGGCAGCCAGAGCCGCAGCGAACTGGTCGAGCAGGTCTGTGCCTGGGTGCGCCCAAGCGCCACGGCGGTGGGGATGGCCGAGCTCGTGGGGCTTTCCGCGGCGGAATTTGATAGCGCTACCAAGGGGGAGGGCGCGCACCTCACCGGCGAACCCATCTACAGCGGCGGTCTGGCGCGTCTGTTCGACCGCCTGACCGACGGCCTGATGGCCGTGCTGATGGGCTTCATGGTCCTGCTGGTGTTCGGCAACGTGGTGCTGCGCTACGCCTTCGACTCCGGCCTTGCCGGCGCCGAGGAACTGTCGCGCCTGGCCTTCGTCTGGCTGGTGTTCGTCGGCGTGGCCTCGAGCATGCGCCGCGGCGAGCTGATGAGCTTCTCGCTGATGCGCGACCGTTTCCCTAAAGCCGCGCGGCTGCTGATCGACTCGCTCAGCTGGCTGCTGGTGGCGATTGCCAGCGGCCTGGCGAGCTGGGGCGCGTGGCAGCAGCTGCAGTTCGGCTGGGGCATCGCCAGCCCGGTGGTCGGCTACCCTCTGGCCCTGGCGATGCTGCCGGTGCTGGCGTGCATGACGGTGCTGGTGCTGCTGGCCCTGGTGCAGCTGGTCAATGTCTGGCGCCGGCCCGGCCGGCTGCCCGGCGCCCTGGCCAATGTCACGGTCGACTGA
- a CDS encoding acetyl-CoA C-acyltransferase, with protein MHSDPVVIVSATRTPMGGFLGDFKEVSAAQLGAAAIRATLARAGLASDAVEEVLMGCVLQAGQGQAPARQAALGAGLSQGTPCSTVNKMCGSGMKAAMLGHDLLLAGSAEVVVAGGMESMSGAPYLLERARSGYRMGHGKVLDHMFLDGLEDAYDKGRLMGTFAEDCAEAYGFTREQQDAFAIASLTRAQNAMNEGRFAAEIVAVEARVGREMRLIDSDEQPPKARLDKIPSLKPAFREGGTVTAANASSISDGAAALLLMRLSAAEKRGLTPLAAIRGHASFAHAPKLFATAPVGALQRLMVRTGWELNQVDLFEINEAFAVVPMAAMRDLDIAHDRLNVHGGACALGHPIGASGARVLVTLLNALRQHDLKRGVASLCIGGGEATAMAIELLN; from the coding sequence ATGCATTCCGATCCGGTGGTAATCGTCAGCGCCACCCGCACGCCCATGGGCGGTTTTCTCGGCGACTTCAAGGAGGTCAGCGCGGCCCAGCTCGGCGCCGCGGCCATTCGCGCCACCCTCGCGCGCGCCGGCCTGGCCAGCGACGCGGTAGAGGAGGTGCTGATGGGCTGCGTGCTGCAGGCCGGACAGGGCCAGGCCCCGGCGCGCCAGGCGGCCCTCGGCGCCGGCCTGAGCCAGGGCACGCCCTGCTCGACGGTCAACAAGATGTGCGGCTCGGGCATGAAGGCGGCGATGCTGGGCCACGACCTGCTGCTCGCCGGCAGCGCCGAGGTGGTGGTCGCCGGCGGCATGGAGAGCATGTCGGGTGCGCCCTACCTGCTGGAGCGGGCGCGCAGCGGCTACCGCATGGGCCACGGCAAGGTGCTCGACCACATGTTCCTCGACGGCCTGGAGGATGCCTACGACAAGGGTCGGCTGATGGGCACCTTCGCCGAGGACTGCGCCGAGGCCTATGGCTTCACCCGCGAGCAGCAGGACGCCTTCGCCATCGCCTCCCTGACCCGCGCGCAGAACGCCATGAACGAAGGGCGCTTCGCCGCCGAGATAGTCGCGGTCGAGGCCAGGGTAGGACGCGAAATGCGCCTGATCGACAGCGACGAGCAGCCGCCGAAGGCGCGCCTGGACAAGATCCCCAGCCTCAAGCCGGCGTTCCGCGAAGGCGGCACGGTGACCGCGGCCAACGCCAGCTCGATCTCCGACGGCGCCGCCGCGCTGTTGCTGATGCGCCTGTCCGCGGCGGAGAAGCGCGGCTTGACGCCCTTGGCGGCGATCCGCGGCCATGCCAGCTTCGCCCACGCGCCGAAGCTGTTCGCCACCGCGCCGGTCGGCGCCCTGCAGCGCCTGATGGTCCGCACCGGCTGGGAACTGAACCAGGTCGACCTGTTCGAGATCAACGAGGCCTTCGCCGTGGTGCCGATGGCCGCCATGCGCGACCTCGATATCGCCCACGACCGGCTCAACGTGCACGGCGGCGCCTGTGCCCTCGGCCACCCGATCGGCGCCTCGGGCGCGCGGGTGCTGGTGACCCTGCTCAACGCCCTGCGCCAGCACGACCTCAAGCGCGGCGTTGCCTCGCTGTGCATCGGCGGCGGCGAGGCCACGGCCATGGCCATCGAACTGCTGAATTGA